The following proteins come from a genomic window of Accipiter gentilis chromosome 2, bAccGen1.1, whole genome shotgun sequence:
- the LOC126048019 gene encoding TBC1 domain family member 20-like, with protein sequence MPCLVSRRSAAPCESLRCRAVPYRATPRSATPTVPRRAARATAVPRFAVPLHAGRAVPRHAAPTAPRSSGRCGRRARQRVQVLRALRSDPVGLEGLRAAALGEGGLCPELRPQVWPRLLSVDPCNLPPRPAPPALQDHRDRGQVLLDVARSTPRFPPGMPAEQRRVLQEQLAGLILHVLRAHPQLHYYQGYHDVALTLLLVLGQRRAAPLLEQLSTHHLRDFMDPTMDSTKHILNYLMPLLQRESPRLHDFMQRAEVGTVFALSWLITWYGHVLTDFHHTLRLFDFFLASHPLMPVYFAAAVVLHREEEVLGAPCDMPSLHQLLSRIPRDLPYERLVSRAQELFQRHPHARLSRQHHKSIAIQSFGAFQRAASCQRPDAVLRRQRREPAGAGGDAAIPLPAAGRNPLVKVAVWGLSATLGAVALAVTHTALDWGPEFLLRLF encoded by the exons ATGCCGTGCCTCGTGAGCCGTCGTAGTGCCGCGCCGTGTGAATCACTGcggtgccgtgccgtgccgtaccGCGCCACGCCACGCTCTGCCACGCCGACcgtgccgcgccgtgccgcgCGGGCCACTGCGGTGCCGCGCTTCGCCGTGCCGCTCCACGCcggccgtgccgtgccacgcCACGCCGCGCCGACCGCGCCGCGCT CGTCGGGGCGGTGCGGGCGGCGGGCACGGCAGCGGGTGCAGGTGCTGCGGGCGCTGCGCAGCGAcccggtggggctggaggggctgcgggcGGCCGCCCTGGGCGAGGGGGGGCTCTGCCCCGAGCTGCGCCCCCAGGTCTGGCCCCGGCTGCTCAGCGTCGACCCCTGCAACCTGCCCCCCCGGCCAG ccccccccgccctccaAGACCACCGGGACCGGGGGCAGGTTCTGCTGGACGTGGCTCGCTCGACACCCCGCTTCCCCCCCG GCATGCCGGCGGAGCAGCGGCgggtgctgcaggagcagctggcGGGTCTCATCCTGCACGTCCTGCGCGCCCACCCCCAGCTCCACTACTACCAGGGCTACCACGACGTGGCCCTCACCCTGCTCCTGGTGCTGGGccagcgccgcgccgcccccctgCTCGAGCAGCTCTCCACCCACCACCTCCG ggacTTCATGGACCCCACGATGGACAGCACCAAGCACATCCTCAACTACCTCATGCCGCTGCTGCAGCGCGAGAGCCCCCGGCTCCACGACTTCATGCAGAG GGCCGAGGTGGGCACCGTCTTCGCCCTGAGCTGGCTCATCACCTGGTACGGCCACGTCCTCACCGACTTCCATCACACCCTGCGGCTCTTCGACTTCTTCCTCGCCTCCCACCCACTCATGCCCGTCTACTTTGCCGCCGCG GTGGTCCTGCACcgggaggaggaggtgctgggtGCCCCCTGCGACATGCCCAGCCTCCACCAGCTCCTCTCCCGCATCCCGCGGGATTTGCCCTACGAGCGCCTGGTGTCGCGGGCGCAGGAGCTTTTCCAACGGCACCCCCACGCGCGCCTTTCCCGGCAGCACCACAAAAG CATCGCCATCCAGTCCTTCGGTGCCTTCCAACGCGCCGCGTCCTGCCAGCGCCCCGACGCCGTCCTGCGCCGGCAGCGCCGGgagccggccggggcggggggcgatgCCGCCatccccctgcccgccgccggtCGCAACCCGCTGGTGAAGGTGGCTGTCTGGGGGCTGTCGGCCACGCTGGGGGCCGTGGCGCTGGCCGTCACCCACACCGCGCTCGACTGGGGGCCCGAGTTCCTGCTCCGGCTCTTCtag